gttgggCCGAAAATGGAGAGGAATTGCATTAAAACTTGGATTGATAACCAATGGAAATCCAAAGTGGTGGTTAAATTCATCCCAAAAggtttttttattgttatttttgcaGAGGAAGATGAGAAGGAGAGGATTTTGCATCATGGGAATTGGTTTTTAGATGGTCACCCCTTATACCTTCAACCATGGTTTCCCAATTTCGACCTAGTCCCATTGGTTGTTTATGATAGACCCATTTGGATCTGTCTGTATTGGGGAGAGAGCAACCTAGAGAAGATAGGTAGAACTTTGGGGACCCTTTTAGAAATTGACGAAAATATAGTTGAGAATGATTCATATTTGTATGCTAGGCTGATAACAGAAGCAGTGAAGGAGATTCGTTCCCATATCTATATAAAATCAATGAATAGGATATGGTCGCGACTATTAGAAGTGGAAGAAGTTAGGCTTTAGTATGGTCGATGTGGTAGTAGAAAACATTTGCAGGTGGATTGTAGAGTGTTTGTCAAGCCCACTAGGAGATGGATTTTGCAGCCCAACAAATAGATAATGGTTGAAAAAACGGTTTCCCCTCAGAGGTAGGTCTTGAATGCCCCCACTGGGAAATCAAGTTGTGCAAGTTCTTCAGAAGCTAAGGGACAGAGCGAGATCAAAGCTATCCTCGATGGAGAGGAAATTATTCCCAAAGATGATCCTATCAAATAAATGgggtgttggacattgttgctgctaggatatgttgttgtcattgatgtcaacatattcttgtgaattGCTCTGGcgattgtagattgggaagattttatgatccggttttgcagttttgttttgttgtgttggtgctttgcagagttttgtatttcctctagtatattctggtgtgatcaaatcttgagctgagattttgggagattatttgggatgatcttgtgtatcttcatttcagatggtttgtgatttggtgctccgcaacttatctttccttgtgacagttgctgattggttgtgttcttgagctttcagatgttgatcaatgaagatttgataagtggtgttggtgtagttgttattGATTATTCTaacgtgcttgatggtgtttcctaattgtgtcctatttttttatgatctgcattgattgttgtgcgagttaTTGGTTGTTTTCATGATCCGGTGataatttttgtgttatgcggtatttctagtggtgtagtgtgttgtggttgatcttggcatgattttcagcggatttgagcatttgggaatttcaattaggtccatgatatgtcatgtaaatcattatattggtccggtggttgatttttgtattgtgtaatgtaattttgtaattgtgagttgagggtttagatgaccttgttgtcaaggctgatgatttgtatatataggtttcatattcatgtaatttatacATAGAgagtgtgtctgcattatcagagagaggtttatgtgtgaacaaggattcatcctttggcaattgtgattgagtagagattggtgttgcagagaagacatttgtacttaaccagaattgtaatcaggcatttggagatgctattctttcagttcatttcttccagattgtagtctaaatcttgttgtaagtcagtgagacttccctgagagttgtagccttccgagtcattatattttaagcagtgagctctaggcagtcttcctaaatgcatgtgcatttcccattgtaatattttcacatactactgcagagtatcatcttactgtgggtaagttcccaccgtggtttttcccttaatcaggttttccatgtcaaaaatcttggtattgtgtgttgtgatttcaatttgcttatctctgttattactgcagtttatcaaatttgtatttgtggTCAAaattgtagatctggtgaaaatcgatttaccccccctcttagttttctccatTGTTATTGCCAACATGGGGTCCCCTAGCAAAGCCTTGGTTGTAAGTTAGGGTCTTTCAAATACTGAGATAGATTATGAATTGGAGATAGAGGAGGATTATGATAAAGAAGATGAATTGGATGTTGTTGACCCCAGATGTATTAGACAATCGGCCAATGTTCTTCTGGGTAGATCTAAGGGTTGCAGAGGTAGAAGAAGCAACAAACAAAAGAGAGAGGATAGAGTGAAGGAGAAGGGAATCATCAGTGTTATCAATTTTATGAAGAGATCCAAGGGAAGTAATCCCTCTCTTGGAGCACCATGAAGATTCTTACTTGGAATTTCAGGGGACTAActaatgggatggggtttgggatagactagcttagtctatgctcctagatcctttccttggatcaccaggtgttctaaccacaccctagggtctctaggacttcccctgcttgtggaatccccggaccttgcccaatccacccaccaacaacttgaattgctactcctaaggtctcacctactcatgaaactcaaagaacccttacttcggctaataagggtttggcttataccacaccttctgaggtcctagcaaggatagacATGTCTAGGATATGATTATCCatgcattcatgtgcccccaatagGTCTTCaacttccaaccccttaccgatttcactattttgtctttttcctacaaaatagggctacaaggaatgtgcccaattaggcctcctatccggacttttagggctccctcttgcaaacgatgcatatgcttgtgaaacttcccaaaagacctgctattcatttggcaagggctcaaggatttttctagtctcgggcctccaagtgtccgtacactgccctaggtggattttaaggtttttaagggttttaaagagggtttttaggcctgccaaggtCACAGAGTAGGTTTGATGTTcttaccaccttgtctggattggtggaagctcctccttcacaccaatggtactccactcacccctctacaactcctccaaagagtgcctcctcctctatccttcctttctctccaagacctctgcaacttaacccttcctagccgagcactgtctagtctcgcctaggggtgggtctttagatggcctccctgcatcttcaagggccctacttgctctAAAGTATTGTACAGGGtctgtactcctattccccatggtttcatggtgattccacaatggggaatggagttatgaacccattgactcaaaccagtccaaaactggacagtgagaagcaagtttacaaactatttacaaacacacccaatctgcaaaacaaaacctaatctaaatgccgacaatgaaattaaatacaccatacaagacactcaacaCAGTTTTACTTGataatcaatccattaatgatcttgtcttactccatttgtgctgactagcaacaaaattgcaatcacagtcaagtcacttttcttgggtcgtacaacaactgacatccaacccttatcttagggtttgcaactacttatactaTCCTTCCCTcaatctgtgtgcccatattagggttgtccatgctaaactaaagatcttgaccactaggtggaaaaattgcttgacaactttgaaaagttgtcatgcaacttttgagcaactttctcaatgttgcttttcttgactcctaggcccacattgggctaacctatggacaccaccatgctaagaaggaccctaaaacACCTTGAAGGCACACATACCctttactttcaagaaaaactcaactttgactcatgaccctaggacctcaactaggaccctaactaggaccaatgagcacatggcccttattttatatacaatggcttcattaagaagcaagaacacaatcaaaagaaaatggtgggagccctttgaagggtgctcctacaccactaacGACCCTTGACAAGAGACGCTTGGTTAAACGTACATTAGATAAGACCTCTAATGACGTTATTTTGCTTCAAGAAACCAAGCTGAATTTGGTTAAAGCTCTAAGTTTTTTGCAATTATGTTCGAGATGGGAAGGTTGTTTTCAAGTGCTAGAGGATCAACGGGTGGCTTGGGGATACTTTGGAAtcctcaagtggttaaaattatTCCTTCAGAGATGTCTAATTACTGGATGGTTTGCAGGGTGGAATTATTGATGGGTGATTTGGAGTTTCCATTAATCAATGTATATGGCCCGATAAAGACAGAGGAAAAGGCGAAGGTTTCGCAAGATCTTTCATTGCATATTCAAATTTTGGGGAACGATAGGGTGGTTATAGCAGAAGATTTCAATGCCATATTAGATTTAGATGAGAAAAATGGAGGCCTAAGGAAATCCAACAGGATTATGGAGGACTTTAGAGATTTTGTGAATTTCAATGAAGTGTCTGATGTGGTGTCAAATAATGGATTatacacctggactaatagaagattGAACTTCTCTAGGATTTCTAAGAGGCTAGACAGGTTCTTTGTAGGACCTAAATGGATGAAGGGTCAATTTATGTTGTCATCAAGAATTCTGCCATATTCAGGCTCTGATCATTTCCCTGTCTAATTGGAATTGGATGTTGGGAAGCCTAGGCAGCAAGGGAGCTTCAAGTTTTAGAGTATGTGGTGGAGGGATAGGCATTTTTTGGACCATTTAAAAAACTGGTGGGAAGAAATTGATATTTTTGTTGGTACTCCCAGTTTTCGTTTTGTGAAGAGACTACATTTTTTAGAAGACAAAATTCAGCAGTGGAATGTGGCATCATTTAAAAACATTTTTGTAGAAAAATTAAGACTAGAGGGGGAATTAACAGCTCTCAACGAGACATTGATGAATGCAGGGATGTCTAATCAGggatttgagaaagaaaaagagctAAGAGAGAGTCTAGCGGAGGTCCTTAGAAGAGAGGAGATCTATTGGAGAGACAAATATAGGGAGTTGTGGATTATGCTAGGGGAATCTAACACCAATTTCTTTCACTCCTCAATTAAAGAAAAACACTCTCTTAACAAAATAGCAGCAATTAGAGATGATGGAGGCTCATGGTGCTCATCTATGGAGGAGATTGAAAAGGCAGCAGTGCAACACTTCGAAAAGGTGCTTGGCTCTGGCAATAGCATCAATGCTAGAAGAAGTGACTTTTTGTTGGATGTGATTAACAAGGAAGTTTCCAATGAGGATAATGAAGCTTTGATGGTGCCCTTCTCTCTGCAAGAGGTCAAGGAAGCTACCTTCTCATTGCATCTTAATAAGGCACCAGGCCCAGATGGATTCATGGTGGAGGTTTCCTAGAAATGTTGGGAGTTCATGGGGGCAGACATATGGAGGGTTGTGGAAGACTTCAAGAAAAAGAGGAGATTTGTTAGAGAGATCAACAATACCATTATTGTTCTCATTCCCAAAAAGAAGAACTGTGAGACTATGGAAGACTACCGTCCTATTTCTCTCTGTAATTATATCTATAAAATCATTTCGAAGGCTATGGCTATCAAACTGAAGAAAATTTTGCATAAATACATTTCGGAGGAGCAACATGGTTTCACCCCAAGTAGAGAAATATTTGATAGCATTATTTTGGCAGTGGAGACCATCCATTCCATGAACAAGGACAAATTGAGAGgtatggtggtcaagttagatgtTAGTAAGGCTTATGACTGTGTGATTTGGAAATTTCTTTTGAGTGTTTTAGAAAGATTTGGTTTCCATAGGAAATGGTTGGAGTGTGTTAGGCATTGTATTTCATCCACTAACTTCTCAGTGCTAGTAAATGGTGTTGTCTGTAGTTTTTTTAATGCTACCAACGGATTGAGACAAGGAGACCCCTTATCCCTATCACTTTTGGTTCTCATGGCAGAAGTCTTGGGGAGGAATATTAGGAGGAAATGCAGGATAGGGCAATGGAAAGGCATTCGAGTTCATAGAAATATGGACCCCATTACTCATTcgcaatttgcagatgacactatCATATTTGGAGAAGCTTCGGAGCAAAAAGTAAAGGAGATCAAAAACACTCTGGAGGAATACACGGAGGTCTTGGGACAATGTATGAATAAGAACAAATCATAGGTGTTTTTCGTCAACACGAATAAAAGGCTACAGATAAAGATTGTGAAGATTTTGGAATTTTAGATTGAGGTCTTCCCAATGAAGTATCTAGGGGTTCTACTCTCCCTGGGAAGTCGTCACAAACTTATGTGGGAGGAAATCGTAAACAAATGTCAAGCCAAATCTTCATTGTGGAAGAACAAATAGCTTTCCCAGGCAAGTAGAATCCAAATGATTAAATCCATCTTATCAGCAGTTCCTATTTATAGCATGTCTTGTTTTTTTACTTTTGGTCAAACTATAGGATCTTTGGATGGTCAGCTTAAAAAATTTCTATGGGAAGGAGCGAAGGATGCCAGGAGAATCCTATTAATTAATTGGGACATGACCTGCTTGTTGAAAGATGAAGGTGGAGCAGGCCTTAGGAAAATGGATTTGTAGGATTTGGCCTTAGGTGCCAAATTGGCATGGAAATTGTACAAATGCCCTCACAAAGCATGGTGCAAAATTATGAGAAGCAAATATTTGGACTTGGAAGAGCTAGAAAGAATCTTCACCCTTGCTAATTTTGAATCTGGTTCGGCAGTCTGAAACTTTATTTGGGAGAGAAGAAGGCTAATTATGGAGCACTTGACATGGAAAATTGGTGATGGTAGGAAAGCTCAGTTTTGGAGAGATTCTTGGAACGAGGAGATAGCATTAATGGATTGCTTTGAGGATCAGGATTGGATACTTCCGGTTAAGGAAAGCATAGGAGAATTAGTGGTGGATTATTTTGCAACCCCTGTGCAGAGGACCGAGAGAGTCAAGTGGAAAGTTGTGGTCCCATGGAATGAGGAGAATAGCAAACGTCTAGTCGATCCCTTGAGTAACAGAATAATTATTTTCTCAGATGAAGCGGATTCGTTGTTGTGGTGTGCAGCCAAATTTGGGAATTATAAAGTAAACCTGGTCTATGCGATCCAAAGAAGGCTTAGGAATCCACATTGGCCTGCCCAGTTATGCTAGAATAAGAGAATATTATCGAAGGTAGGAGCTTTTCTATGGATAGCACTTCATGGCAGAATATTAACTGGAAGCAGACTGAAAGCGATTGGAGTTGCAGGACCGAATATGTGCATAATGTGCAAGAGGGATGAGGAGACTATTGACCATCTTCTTTTTTGGTGTCTGATTGCAATAGAGTGTTGGGATTGGTTATTAAATATGTTGAATTGGCACACGGTGAGAAACAAGAGTCCGTCAGAGTTCTTGTTGACATGGCCAACATTTGGCAAGCAATCGAAATGGGGGGATCTCTGGGTGGTGGGGCCCTCTATGGTTGCATGGCATCTGTGGAAAGAGAGGAACAAGAGAGTGTTCAAGGAGGAAACTTTGCTTGTAGAGCTCATAATTGACCAGTTGAAAAAGGCTACAGAGGAAATTGTCATCAAAAAGCTTCAAAGCAAGCGTATTTGTGTCTATTCAAGTTGGGATAGAGCGATGGAGACTAGATGGAATCTGAAGGAGCAGTTCCCATGCAAAATAATCAATAAAAAAGTTGGCTGGCAGGATGCTCGATGGAGAACCCCTTCCTCGAGATGGGTTAAATTGAACTTTGACGGGGCCAGCAAAGGTAACCCCGGACAAGCAAGATATGGGGCCATTCTGAGGAACGAGTTAGGCAATCTGATGTATGCAAAATTGGGATCTATGGGAAATGCTACTAACAATAAGGCAAAATTATGTACTCTCGAATCAAGGTTGACATTGTGTGTGGAGAGGGGCATGTCCAAGATCATTATTGAGGGAGACTCACAGGTGATTATTAATGGAGTAATGCACTCTAGTTTTGGTAGTTGGAAACTCAGGTCTTGGTTACCGATGATAAAAAGGCTACTAAATATAATCCCAGAATTTCAATTAACTCATGCGTACCGAGAAGGTAACAAAGCTGCAAACTGGTTGGCTAATCATGGGATTAGGATCGATACAGAGATTGTAATAGTTGATGAGACATTGCTCCTTAGTGAATTCATAAATATTCTCAAACATGACAGGTTAGGACTCACCCATGAAGGGATTGGATAGAAGGCATCATATATTGAGCTTAGGTGGATAAGGTAGTACTGGTTGGTGGTTTACGTGGAGTCTTCAACCTCTAGAATACTATGTTTTGATAGTGGTTGTAGGATAAGGGTAGATCTGCAAAAGATTTTGCAGATCGAGGCAGCATCTAGATCAGAGAGAAAGCCAAATTTGACAAAGTGGTTGGTTCGGAGTTGCTACAGAAAGCTCTAGAACAAAAGAGGCTCTATAAATTAGGAGGCAGCATGCTCAAAACAACATGCAGTGGTTTAGGATTGAACGGAGATGGTTGAAGCTTTTGGAATAAAGTGTCTATGTCAGGATAATGAAGAGTTGGAGGAACCTCCGGAGGAGCAAGTGGCTCGATTGTTCGACAAGGCTAATGATAAAGAAAAGGAGACGGTGATTCGGGTTTTGGGGACCGAATTTTGGTGCGATGGTCATGTCCATGATGGTGTGGTGATGGAAAGTTTGTTTGAACCAATATTGCAAGTTTTGGGTCACACCATCTCTGCTAATGGAATCATTAGAAGGATGGTGAGGGAAGAGCTCTCCCAGTCAATGTTGAGTGCGATGGACACTATTAAGGTTGTTCCTGAATCATGATGTATGCTAGGGTATTTCTATATGAATGCTAAgggaaaaaagaagaaaatgaagaaggcttggagcttgtttaaggcaGGGATGGTCAAGGAATATAGTATggacaaatttgaagaattcaTGAAAGAGAATGATAGTGTCATGCCTGAGGAGGTAGTAGAGAGAGTGGTAGAAATGGGGAAAGGGATTACTTACCTGTATAATTGAGAGCTGAGATCTCTCCTCCATGTAATGTTTTCTGGAATTAATATAAAGGGTATTGCCCCCTAGGCAGATCTTACCTAAAAAAAAATAGATACTTTATTTAAATTATTGCAACATAATAAAACcatatatgtatctgtatatgtatatgtatgcatgtatgaatgtatatgtatgtatgtgtgcatatatgtgtgtgtgtgtgtatatgtgtgtgtgtgtgtgtatatgta
The nucleotide sequence above comes from Cryptomeria japonica chromosome 11, Sugi_1.0, whole genome shotgun sequence. Encoded proteins:
- the LOC131071075 gene encoding uncharacterized protein LOC131071075 is translated as MGRLFSSARGSTGGLGILWNPQVVKIIPSEMSNYWMVCRVELLMGDLEFPLINVYGPIKTEEKAKVSQDLSLHIQILGNDRVVIAEDFNAILDLDEKNGGLRKSNRIMEDFRDFVNFNEVSDVVSNNGLYTWTNRRLNFSRISKRLDSFRFVKRLHFLEDKIQQWNVASFKNIFVEKLRLEGELTALNETLMNAGMSNQGFEKEKELRESLAEVLRREEIYWRDKYRELWIMLGESNTNFFHSSIKEKHSLNKIAAIRDDGGSWCSSMEEIEKAAVQHFEKVLGSGNSINARRSDFLLDVINKEVSNEDNEALMVPFSLQEVKEATFSLHLNKAPGPDGFMVEVS